CGCGCCGTATAGGCCGCGCGGATCACTTGGTTGAAGGCGATCATCTGGTCGCCCGCCCGCACATGGCCCGGCACGAACGCCACCTGATCCTCGGCAACCTTCCAGTTCTCGGCGACGAAGGCCGTCAGACGCGCCTTGATCTGGTTGGCCGCGTCCAGCGCCGCCATGCCGTTCAGGTCGGTCCCCGAGGAGGCCGCCGTGGCCGAGGTGTTCGGCACCTTCTCGGTCGTGGTTTTCGTGATCTTGATGCGGCTAATGTCGCATTGGAATGCCTCGGCCACGACCTGGGCGACCTTGGTGTTCAGGCCCTGCCCCATCTCGGTCCCGCCATGGTTCAGGTGGATCGAGCCGTCGGAATAGATATGGATCAGCGCCCCCGCCTGGTTGAACCAAGTCGCGGTGAAGCTGATGCCGAACTTCACCGGCGTCAACGCGATGCCCTTGCGGATCACGCCGCCGCGCGCGTTCCAGTCCAGCACCGCCTGCCTGCGCGCCTGATAGTCGCTGGTCTCCTCCAGCTCCGCGATCAGGCGCGGCAGGATCTGGTCCTGCACCTCTTGGTGATAGGGCGTCAGCTGGCCGTTCTGATAGAGGTTGCGCTTGCGCACCTCCAGCGGGTCGAGGCCCAGGGCATAGCCGATCTCCTCGACCATGCGTTCGGCCATGATCGCGCCCTGCGGCCCGCCGAAGCCGCGGAATGCCGTGTTGCTGACCGTGTTCGTGCGCATCGGATGCGACGACACCCGCACATCGGGATAGAAATAGGCATTGTCGGCATGAAACAGCGCCCTGTCCGTCACCGGCCCAGACAGATCCGCGGAAAATCCGCAGCGGGCATAGAGGTCGCCCTCCACCGCCCGGATGCGGCCGTCGTCGTCAAAGCCCACCGCATAGTCGATCACGAAATCATGCCGCTTGCCGGTGGCGGTCATGTCGTCGTCGCGGTCGGGGCGGATCTTGACCGCGCGGTGCCAGCGTTTCGCGGCCACGGCGGCAACGCAGGCAAAGAGGTTCATCTGCGTCTCCTTGCCGCCGAACCCCCCGCCCATGCGGCGCACGTTGACCACGATCGCGTTGCTGGGCACGCCCAGAACATGAGCGACCATGTGCTGCACCTCGGACGGGTGCTGGGTCGAGACATGCAGCGCGACCTCGTCATCCTCGCCCGGAATGGCCAGGGCGATCTGCCCCTCCAGATAGAAGTGGTCCTGCCCACCCACGGCGAAACGCCCCTCGATCCGGCGCGGCGCATCGGCCATGGCCGCCGCCGCATCGCCACGCTTCAGCGTCAGCGGGTCGGTCACATAGCCCATCCCGGCGTCGCGCGCCGCGATCGGGTCCAGCGCATGGGGAGCCGCGTCATAGTCGATCCGCGCCTTATGCGCCGCGCGGCGGGCCTGGTCGCGTGTTTCCGCGATCACGGCAAAGACCGGCTGGCCCCAGAAATGCACCGTGCCGTCGGCAAAGATCGGATCGTCGTTCTTGCCGTTGGGCGAGACATCGTTGACGCCCGGCAGGTCATCGGCGGTCAGCACGCCCAGCACGCCGGGCTGGGCCAGCGTCTCGGTGAAATCCATCCCCGTGATGCGCCCATGCGCGCAGGTCGAGAGGCCCAGATAGGCGTGGATCGTGCCGGTGGGCTCCACCAGATCGTCGGTATATTCGGCGCGGCCCGTGACATGCTTGATGGCGCTGTCATGGATGGTGTCCTGATGGGCCTGGCCGGTGATGGGGGCGGTGTCGTACTTCATGGCTCAGACTCCTTCGGTCAGGCGCAGCCGCACGGGCAGGCCGGGTTCGGATTGCTCCAGCCAGAAGCGGCGGATCAGGTTGCGCGCGACCGTGGCCCGGTATTCGGCGCTGGCGCGCATGTCGGTCATCGGCTGAAAGTCGCCCGTGATGGCGCGGGCGGCAGCATCAAAAGCAGCCTCGGCAAATGGCTGGCCCTCCAGCGCCGCTTCGGCCGCGCGGGCGCGTTTGGGCGTGCCGGCCATACCGCCGAAGGCCAGCCGGGCGGCGGTGATGGTGCCGTCCGCCACATCGACACGAATCCCCGCCGCCACCGCCGTGATGTCGCTGTCGCGGCGCTTGGTGATCTTGTAGGCGGCGATGCGCGCCTGGCGGTGGATGGGGATGACGATCTCCTCGACGAATTCGCCGGGATGGCGGTCCTGCTTGCCGTAGTCGATGAAGAAATCCTCCAGCGGCATCTCGCGGCGGTCCGCGCCCCGGCGCAACACGATCCGCGCATCCAGCGCGATCAGCAGGGGCGGCGTGTCTCCGATGGGCGATCCGTTGGCGATGTTGGCGCCGATGGTGCCCGCGTTCCGGACCTGCCAGCCGCCGATGCGCTGCCAGTATTCCGCCGCTTGCGGGATGTGGCGGGCGATCACCGGCGCGGCCTCGGAATAGGTGACGCCCGCGCCGAGGCGGATCACGTCGCCCTCGACCGAGATCTCCTTCATCAGATGGCCGATGAAGATGGCGGGGCTGATGTCGCGCATGAACTTCGTGACCCACA
Above is a genomic segment from Paracoccus aestuarii containing:
- the xdhB gene encoding xanthine dehydrogenase molybdopterin binding subunit: MKYDTAPITGQAHQDTIHDSAIKHVTGRAEYTDDLVEPTGTIHAYLGLSTCAHGRITGMDFTETLAQPGVLGVLTADDLPGVNDVSPNGKNDDPIFADGTVHFWGQPVFAVIAETRDQARRAAHKARIDYDAAPHALDPIAARDAGMGYVTDPLTLKRGDAAAAMADAPRRIEGRFAVGGQDHFYLEGQIALAIPGEDDEVALHVSTQHPSEVQHMVAHVLGVPSNAIVVNVRRMGGGFGGKETQMNLFACVAAVAAKRWHRAVKIRPDRDDDMTATGKRHDFVIDYAVGFDDDGRIRAVEGDLYARCGFSADLSGPVTDRALFHADNAYFYPDVRVSSHPMRTNTVSNTAFRGFGGPQGAIMAERMVEEIGYALGLDPLEVRKRNLYQNGQLTPYHQEVQDQILPRLIAELEETSDYQARRQAVLDWNARGGVIRKGIALTPVKFGISFTATWFNQAGALIHIYSDGSIHLNHGGTEMGQGLNTKVAQVVAEAFQCDISRIKITKTTTEKVPNTSATAASSGTDLNGMAALDAANQIKARLTAFVAENWKVAEDQVAFVPGHVRAGDQMIAFNQVIRAAYTARIQLSAAGFYKTPKIHWDRSTGQGRPFYYFAYGAAVSEVSVDTLTGEYVIDRADILHDVGRSLNPALDRGQVEGAFVQGAGWLTTEELWWDDKGRLRTHAPSTYKVPLASDRPRVFNVALADWSEATERTIKRSKAVGEPPFVLGISVFEAINMAVASVADYREPARLDAPATPERVLMAVERLRG
- the xdhA gene encoding xanthine dehydrogenase small subunit, which translates into the protein MTQLQFLLNDTPVTLTEVGASDTLLDHLRLTRRMTGTKEGCAEGDCGACTVLAGRLTGDGLVYEPINACIRLMASCHATHIVTIEHLRGPDGGLHPIQAAMVDHHGSQCGFCTPGIVMALYGLWMTDPGADEAAIKTALQGNICRCTGYAPIIRAAQAAGAAGGQAQDALARERAAVAERLAAMRGGRITVARGADRALIPADTDDLAAALIDEPQATLVAGATDVGLWVTKFMRDISPAIFIGHLMKEISVEGDVIRLGAGVTYSEAAPVIARHIPQAAEYWQRIGGWQVRNAGTIGANIANGSPIGDTPPLLIALDARIVLRRGADRREMPLEDFFIDYGKQDRHPGEFVEEIVIPIHRQARIAAYKITKRRDSDITAVAAGIRVDVADGTITAARLAFGGMAGTPKRARAAEAALEGQPFAEAAFDAAARAITGDFQPMTDMRASAEYRATVARNLIRRFWLEQSEPGLPVRLRLTEGV